A portion of the Deltaproteobacteria bacterium genome contains these proteins:
- a CDS encoding ABC transporter ATP-binding protein has translation MRRLYQYIHPYRGLFVLSLACLPLTSLFTLAQPYILKLAIDRYIANRDAAGLSTMGLLYAASVVGDFAFFYLQYYLTMLVAQKSLADLRMHLFAHVQTLPAAFFDRNPVGRVLTRLTTDVDVINEMFSAGAMTILMDVVTLLGIVVIMMTINARLALVTLSLLPLMVLAINFFRLRARESYRLIRERIARLNAYLQEAISGMAVIQLFAREDKTFRLFDQLNDSHREANHWSNIYEAMLFSMIEAVSAISIALIVWYGGGQIVAGVFAFGTLVAFIEYVQKFFVPIRDFSTKYAVMQSAMTAAERVFQLLDTPATITSAVNARVPEHASGRIEFEHVSFAYKNEDWVLRDVSFVIAPGEKIAIVGATGAGKTSIIKLLNRTYDTTRGRVLVDGVDVREWNLAALRRRIGVVLQDVFVFSGSITENLTLGRAEITAATVERAATIVNAHRFIERMAGGYHAPLRERGNNISTGQRQLLAFARALAHDPAILVLDEATASVDTETELLIQDALEKLMAGRTAVVIAHRLSTIEHSDRILVMHHGQLRESGSHAELIAQRGLYFRLYQLQYNRPAAAAPAELRAGAAK, from the coding sequence ATGCGGCGGTTGTATCAGTACATCCATCCGTATCGCGGACTGTTCGTGCTCTCGCTGGCGTGCCTGCCGCTGACCTCGTTGTTCACGCTGGCGCAGCCCTACATTCTCAAGCTCGCCATCGACCGTTACATTGCCAACAGGGACGCCGCCGGCCTTAGCACGATGGGTTTGCTGTACGCCGCCAGCGTTGTCGGCGACTTCGCGTTCTTTTACCTGCAGTACTACCTGACGATGCTGGTCGCCCAGAAGAGCCTTGCCGATCTGCGCATGCATCTCTTCGCGCACGTGCAGACGTTGCCGGCGGCGTTTTTCGATCGCAATCCCGTCGGCCGCGTGCTCACGCGACTGACCACCGACGTCGACGTCATCAACGAGATGTTTTCCGCCGGGGCCATGACCATCCTGATGGACGTGGTGACCCTGCTTGGCATCGTGGTCATCATGATGACCATCAATGCGCGGCTGGCGTTGGTGACGCTCTCGCTGCTGCCGCTGATGGTCCTCGCCATTAATTTCTTCCGCCTGCGGGCGCGCGAGAGCTACCGCTTGATCCGTGAGCGCATTGCCCGCCTCAACGCGTATCTCCAGGAAGCCATCTCGGGCATGGCGGTGATCCAATTGTTCGCGCGCGAAGACAAGACGTTCCGGTTGTTCGATCAGCTCAACGATTCCCATCGCGAAGCGAATCACTGGTCCAACATCTACGAGGCGATGCTGTTCTCGATGATCGAGGCCGTGAGCGCGATCTCCATCGCCCTGATCGTCTGGTACGGCGGTGGGCAGATCGTCGCCGGCGTGTTCGCCTTCGGCACGTTGGTCGCGTTCATCGAGTACGTGCAGAAATTTTTCGTGCCTATCCGCGACTTCTCGACCAAGTATGCGGTGATGCAATCGGCCATGACCGCCGCCGAGCGCGTCTTCCAATTGCTCGATACGCCCGCCACCATCACCAGCGCCGTGAACGCGCGCGTGCCGGAGCATGCGTCGGGCCGGATCGAGTTCGAGCACGTCTCCTTCGCTTACAAGAATGAAGACTGGGTACTGCGCGACGTGTCGTTCGTCATCGCGCCGGGCGAGAAGATTGCTATCGTCGGTGCGACCGGCGCGGGCAAGACGTCGATCATCAAACTGCTCAATCGCACCTACGACACAACCCGCGGCCGGGTTCTGGTCGACGGCGTCGATGTGCGCGAGTGGAATCTCGCCGCGCTGCGGCGCCGCATCGGTGTCGTGCTGCAAGATGTCTTCGTGTTTTCCGGCAGCATCACCGAAAACTTGACCCTCGGCCGTGCGGAGATCACCGCGGCGACCGTCGAGCGCGCGGCCACCATCGTCAACGCGCACCGCTTCATCGAGCGCATGGCCGGCGGATACCATGCACCGTTGCGCGAGCGCGGCAACAACATCTCCACCGGCCAGCGGCAACTGCTCGCCTTTGCCCGCGCGCTGGCGCACGACCCGGCGATTCTCGTTCTCGACGAGGCCACCGCCAGCGTCGACACCGAAACCGAGTTGTTGATTCAAGACGCGCTCGAAAAATTGATGGCAGGTCGCACCGCGGTGGTGATCGCCCATCGCCTGTCGACCATCGAACACAGCGACCGCATTCTCGTCATGCACCACGGCCAACTCCGCGAGAGCGGCTCGCACGCCGAGCTGATCGCGCAGCGTGGACTGTACTTCCGTTTGTATCAGTTGCAGTATAACCGCCCGGCCGCCGCCGCACCCGCCGAACTGCGCGCCGGCGCTGCGAAGTAG
- a CDS encoding ABC transporter ATP-binding protein has protein sequence MRRLKSYVWRYRRRYLAGGACLFITATLAMSIPYLLKRAINAIELGQSSREVTLFAAAIVGIALVQAVARALSRTLIFNVGRDIEYDLRNDLFAHLQRLPQSFYRAQQTGDLMSRLVNDVTAVRMLLGPAILNLVNTPLYYVYAVSIMIRLDPVLTVIALLPYPLVLVVVKHYSRQMMEQTLRVQEQLAEMSSVVQENLSGIHVVQSYVAEAAATAKFAAINERFQASSVRLARVRGRMLPVMKIAASLGTLVVLWYGGLHVISGRLTLGDLVAFIGYLGLLAWPTMALGWMLSILQRGRAALQRLEHVFGAVPDICDAPDAAPLAAVQGRIEFRQVDFAYHTPGNGHQVLDGITFTIEPGQQLALVGRTGSGKSTIAQLLPRLADVSDGQILLDGRDIRTLPLQQLRRSIGFVPQDPFLFSDAIRANIGFPLDPVDDQRVHEAATVAGIADEITAFRYGYDQIIGERGITLSGGQRQRLTLARALAADPRILVLDDALSSVDTRTERRILEALRDAQRGRTSIVIAHRISTIQHADLIAVVDDGRIVELGDHESLLARDGLYAEMVRQQSLEEELAEL, from the coding sequence GTGCGGCGGTTGAAATCTTACGTTTGGCGTTATCGCCGACGCTACCTGGCGGGCGGCGCGTGCTTGTTCATCACCGCCACGCTGGCGATGAGCATCCCGTACCTGCTCAAACGCGCAATCAACGCGATCGAGCTCGGACAATCGTCTCGTGAAGTCACCCTCTTCGCCGCTGCCATCGTCGGCATCGCGTTGGTGCAAGCGGTCGCGCGCGCGCTGTCGCGTACGCTGATTTTCAACGTCGGCCGTGACATCGAGTACGACCTGCGCAACGATTTGTTCGCCCACCTGCAGCGCCTGCCGCAATCGTTCTACCGCGCCCAACAGACCGGCGACTTGATGTCGCGCCTGGTCAACGACGTGACCGCCGTCCGCATGCTGCTCGGGCCGGCGATCCTCAACCTCGTCAACACGCCGCTCTACTACGTCTACGCGGTCTCCATCATGATCCGGCTCGACCCGGTGCTGACAGTAATCGCCCTACTGCCGTATCCGCTCGTGCTCGTCGTCGTGAAGCACTACAGCCGCCAAATGATGGAGCAAACGCTGCGCGTGCAGGAGCAACTCGCCGAGATGAGCAGCGTGGTGCAGGAGAACCTGAGCGGCATCCACGTCGTGCAGTCGTATGTTGCTGAGGCCGCGGCCACGGCGAAGTTCGCTGCTATCAATGAGCGCTTCCAGGCCTCGAGTGTCCGCCTGGCGCGGGTGCGCGGTCGCATGTTGCCGGTGATGAAGATCGCCGCCAGCCTCGGCACCTTGGTGGTGCTGTGGTACGGCGGCCTCCACGTGATCAGCGGCCGCTTGACGCTCGGCGATCTGGTGGCGTTCATCGGCTACCTCGGCCTGCTCGCCTGGCCGACCATGGCGCTGGGCTGGATGCTCTCGATCCTCCAACGCGGGCGCGCCGCTCTGCAACGCCTCGAACACGTCTTCGGCGCCGTGCCGGACATTTGCGACGCGCCGGACGCCGCGCCGCTCGCAGCCGTGCAGGGGCGCATCGAGTTCCGTCAGGTCGACTTCGCCTACCACACTCCCGGCAACGGTCATCAAGTGCTCGACGGCATCACCTTCACGATCGAGCCCGGACAACAACTCGCGCTCGTCGGCCGCACCGGTTCGGGGAAGTCCACCATTGCGCAACTGTTGCCGCGCCTCGCCGATGTCAGCGATGGACAGATCCTCCTCGACGGGCGCGACATCCGCACGCTGCCGCTGCAGCAACTCCGGCGCAGCATCGGCTTCGTGCCGCAGGATCCATTTCTGTTCTCCGACGCGATTCGCGCCAACATCGGCTTCCCGCTGGATCCGGTCGACGATCAACGGGTCCATGAAGCCGCCACCGTTGCCGGCATCGCCGACGAGATCACCGCCTTTCGCTACGGCTACGACCAGATCATCGGCGAGCGCGGCATCACGCTCTCCGGCGGCCAGCGCCAGCGGCTGACGCTGGCGCGCGCGCTCGCCGCCGATCCGCGGATTCTCGTGCTGGACGACGCGCTCTCGAGCGTCGACACCCGCACCGAGCGCCGCATCCTCGAAGCGCTGCGCGACGCGCAGCGCGGCCGCACCAGCATCGTCATCGCGCATCGCATTTCGACCATTCAGCACGCTGATCTCATCGCGGTCGTCGACGACGGACGCATTGTCGAGCTCGGTGATCACGAGTCGTTGCTGGCGCGCGACGGGCTATACGCTGAGATGGTCCGCCAGCAGAGCCTGGAAGAGGAGCTCGCCGAGCTGTGA
- a CDS encoding VCBS repeat-containing protein, which translates to MMESRARFLCALVAIGLMAGCHKVKPAASTLSAEAKSTAAPVAKGPLTYEMAREGLPGNKIWKSQITFGDVNGDGFPDLGLVSRLADGPYVYINDGNGHWKDASEGLPRETFCGGGVAFADVNRDGKMDIAIADHCKGVYVYLGDGAGHWKLSSSGLPTIGCEDVAIGDFNNDGCPDLVVVAAQEEGVRAFQGDCKGTWREHSDGLPLTEWGNAVAVGDIDGDGNADIAAAYALGPRVWLGNGKGSFKETSEGLPAPDVHGLYMFGIALGDINGDGKLDIAVSSAIPGIEVFLWDNGKWRASNNGLPPMNALGVALGDLNNDGKMDLVVAGKTNLEEIGGVYGVFPFLGDGQGNWSLDDTTGLPTTGRERTWGAGLADVNRDGVLDIGVAFGDVLSPTYRSGKKKEMDVKAEGKKKKGDKAEKADPAEKDAKAAEAKDRGPERGRFGEIDVWLGHINK; encoded by the coding sequence ATGATGGAATCGAGAGCGCGTTTTCTGTGTGCCTTGGTGGCGATCGGTTTGATGGCGGGCTGCCACAAGGTGAAGCCGGCGGCGTCCACGTTGTCGGCTGAGGCCAAGTCGACGGCGGCCCCTGTCGCCAAAGGACCTTTGACCTACGAAATGGCGCGGGAAGGACTGCCCGGCAACAAGATCTGGAAATCGCAGATCACCTTCGGAGACGTAAACGGGGACGGCTTCCCGGACTTGGGTCTCGTCTCGCGTCTGGCCGATGGCCCATATGTCTACATCAATGACGGCAACGGCCATTGGAAGGATGCTTCCGAGGGACTCCCGCGCGAGACCTTTTGCGGCGGCGGTGTCGCTTTCGCCGACGTCAATAGGGACGGGAAAATGGACATCGCCATCGCCGACCACTGCAAAGGTGTTTACGTGTACCTGGGCGATGGGGCCGGGCATTGGAAACTGTCGTCATCCGGCTTGCCGACGATCGGCTGCGAGGATGTCGCGATCGGTGACTTCAACAATGACGGTTGCCCCGACTTGGTTGTGGTCGCCGCACAGGAAGAAGGTGTGCGGGCGTTCCAGGGTGACTGCAAAGGAACTTGGCGCGAGCACTCCGACGGCTTGCCCCTGACCGAATGGGGTAACGCGGTGGCGGTTGGTGACATCGACGGTGACGGCAACGCCGACATCGCAGCCGCTTATGCTCTTGGACCTCGCGTGTGGCTGGGGAATGGAAAGGGATCGTTCAAGGAAACCTCCGAAGGCCTGCCGGCACCGGATGTGCACGGTCTCTACATGTTCGGCATCGCGCTCGGCGACATCAATGGTGACGGCAAGCTCGACATCGCCGTCAGCAGTGCGATCCCCGGTATCGAAGTCTTTCTGTGGGACAACGGCAAGTGGCGGGCCTCGAACAACGGCCTGCCGCCGATGAACGCGCTCGGTGTCGCGCTCGGCGACCTCAACAACGATGGCAAGATGGATCTGGTAGTCGCCGGCAAAACTAATCTCGAAGAAATTGGAGGCGTCTATGGTGTCTTCCCGTTCCTCGGTGATGGTCAGGGGAACTGGAGCCTCGACGACACCACCGGTTTGCCGACCACGGGGCGCGAGCGCACCTGGGGTGCCGGCCTCGCCGACGTCAACCGTGACGGCGTGCTCGACATCGGTGTCGCCTTCGGTGATGTGCTGTCGCCGACGTACCGTTCGGGCAAGAAGAAAGAGATGGACGTAAAGGCCGAAGGAAAGAAGAAAAAGGGCGACAAGGCCGAGAAGGCCGATCCGGCAGAGAAGGATGCTAAGGCTGCAGAAGCCAAGGATCGTGGCCCCGAACGCGGCCGCTTCGGTGAGATCGACGTCTGGCTCGGCCACATCAACAAGTGA
- a CDS encoding LPS-assembly protein LptD, whose translation MRRALVGWALAAALAGPARAQVLAPSADDAGEVAIDAASLSYDQGTNTVSAHGNVVIRRGDTEIHAEEVRFNRGTNEVVARGAVTVSDPQGTLFADAIALNLDEETGLLDKGTVSSERLHYSLSGDRIEKGVGQSYHIENGKFTACRCDDGPPSWSIAGKEVDVSLRGYGTVRAGTFNILDVPVFYLPRAAFPVNRERQSGFLLPRFSASNRRGFQIFAPFYWAINRSQDLTLAMDLETSARIGAVADYRYAFSRDFHGAISPSYFNEIFKGSNSATVQNRWSVVTEHTNSIGAAQAYADLFFVSDDNFVRDINTFAITRPRETLIRTLPYTTSKVGIVREWDRAALRTQSTFYQDLTGGDDVVLQRAPDSELWAQQIFGDQLLARLNASGSDFQRHSGIDGLRLDVRPEAVVPIHATPAVFGSLRADLRETAYHLFDGTSTDGLNGTQPNQPVSLPTNRSRELVHLTAESGTSFSRVYAFDHFGISKLKHTIEPALDYTFVPGVNQDDLALFDGVDRDNRRSLFTYGVASRLLAKSKPEASDAEAEASDAPTSPPARGEIRELARVALTDSVDTQRRIAPVGGSGAADHFSDVNLAVRVQPSPLLALRAHMDYDTSVSDVSGASVGFRVRGPGRDGNQDGLRLDTRNALGVTYRFVTSGLLRQVESNVQLRLTDTVGLVYAGRVDLESNNFLDNYFGLRLLSQCDCWGFEFAVVDKSNPHELEVRAQFTLVGLGSTGRAQPARLRDYP comes from the coding sequence GTGCGTCGAGCGTTAGTCGGATGGGCTCTCGCTGCGGCGCTGGCTGGGCCCGCGCGCGCGCAGGTGTTAGCGCCGAGTGCGGACGACGCCGGCGAAGTGGCGATCGACGCCGCCTCGCTGTCGTACGATCAGGGCACCAACACGGTCAGCGCGCATGGCAATGTGGTGATCCGGCGCGGCGACACCGAGATCCATGCCGAGGAAGTCCGATTCAATCGCGGTACCAACGAAGTCGTCGCGCGCGGCGCCGTCACCGTCAGCGATCCGCAAGGAACTTTGTTTGCCGACGCGATTGCGCTGAATCTCGACGAGGAAACCGGCCTGTTGGACAAGGGGACGGTGAGTTCCGAGCGGCTGCACTATTCGCTCAGCGGCGATCGCATCGAGAAAGGGGTAGGGCAGAGCTACCACATCGAGAATGGCAAGTTCACGGCCTGTCGCTGCGATGACGGGCCGCCGAGTTGGAGTATTGCCGGCAAAGAAGTTGACGTCTCACTACGTGGCTACGGTACCGTGCGGGCGGGCACCTTCAACATCCTCGACGTGCCGGTCTTCTATCTGCCGCGCGCGGCGTTCCCGGTCAATCGCGAGCGCCAGAGCGGTTTCTTGCTGCCGCGCTTCAGCGCATCGAATCGGCGCGGCTTTCAAATTTTTGCGCCGTTCTACTGGGCGATCAATCGCAGCCAGGATCTGACGTTGGCGATGGATCTCGAAACCAGTGCGCGCATCGGCGCGGTTGCCGACTATCGCTACGCGTTCAGTCGGGACTTTCATGGTGCGATCAGCCCGTCGTACTTCAATGAGATCTTCAAGGGCTCCAACTCCGCGACGGTGCAGAATCGCTGGAGCGTGGTCACCGAGCACACCAACAGTATCGGTGCCGCGCAAGCGTATGCCGATCTGTTCTTCGTCAGTGACGACAACTTCGTGCGCGACATCAACACGTTTGCGATCACTCGGCCGCGCGAAACGTTGATCCGGACGCTGCCGTACACGACGTCGAAGGTCGGCATCGTGCGCGAGTGGGATCGTGCGGCGCTGCGGACGCAGAGTACCTTCTATCAAGATCTCACCGGCGGCGACGACGTGGTGCTGCAGCGCGCGCCCGATTCGGAGCTGTGGGCGCAGCAGATCTTCGGCGATCAGCTGCTGGCGCGGCTGAACGCTTCGGGATCGGATTTTCAGCGGCACAGCGGAATCGATGGTTTGCGGCTCGATGTGCGACCGGAGGCGGTCGTGCCGATCCACGCGACGCCGGCGGTGTTTGGTTCGTTGCGCGCCGACCTGCGCGAGACCGCGTACCACCTGTTCGACGGCACGTCGACAGATGGGCTCAACGGCACGCAGCCGAATCAACCGGTCTCGCTGCCTACCAATCGCAGCCGGGAGCTGGTCCATCTGACCGCCGAGAGCGGCACGTCGTTCAGCCGCGTCTACGCGTTCGATCATTTTGGCATCTCGAAGCTCAAGCACACGATCGAACCGGCGCTCGATTACACGTTCGTGCCCGGTGTGAACCAAGACGACTTGGCGTTGTTCGATGGCGTCGACCGCGACAATCGGCGCAGCTTGTTTACCTATGGTGTTGCCAGTCGGTTGCTCGCGAAGTCGAAACCCGAGGCCTCGGACGCTGAAGCCGAAGCGTCTGACGCGCCAACATCCCCGCCGGCGCGTGGGGAGATTCGCGAACTGGCGCGCGTCGCGCTGACCGACAGCGTCGACACGCAACGGCGCATCGCTCCGGTCGGTGGCTCGGGAGCGGCTGATCACTTCTCGGACGTGAATCTGGCGGTGCGGGTGCAGCCGAGTCCGCTCCTCGCACTGCGGGCCCACATGGACTACGACACCAGCGTCAGCGATGTCTCGGGCGCGAGCGTGGGGTTTCGCGTGCGTGGTCCCGGACGCGACGGCAATCAAGACGGACTGCGCTTGGACACGCGCAACGCGCTCGGCGTGACCTATCGCTTTGTCACCAGCGGCCTCTTGCGCCAGGTTGAGAGCAATGTGCAGCTTCGCCTGACCGACACGGTCGGTTTGGTGTACGCCGGCCGCGTGGATTTGGAGAGCAACAATTTTCTGGACAACTACTTCGGCCTGCGCCTGCTGTCGCAATGCGATTGTTGGGGCTTTGAGTTCGCCGTGGTCGACAAGTCGAATCCGCACGAACTCGAGGTGCGCGCACAATTTACTTTGGTGGGGCTGGGATCAACTGGCCGGGCGCAACCGGCGCGGTTGCGCGATTATCCGTAA
- a CDS encoding bifunctional folylpolyglutamate synthase/dihydrofolate synthase, which translates to MSAYTDTIAWLYNLETARGMDFKLERVALALTALGEPQRRYPCVHIAGTNGKGSVAAMLHAMLLAAGRRAGLYTSPHLVRFTERIRIGADEITETEVVALTREIRSAATARGIDLTFFEFVTVIAFLAFARRGVDSAVIEVGLGGRLDATNVIDPEVAVITTIGRDHEQYLGDTLELIAAEKGGIIKPGRPVVLGRLPAAAERVLRDIAASQGADVIDAAGAVSVEGGASPRISGMGWQLEGARLALRGRFQRDNAATAVAAAALVRERFGITPDAVRSGLATVSWPGRLDVVASDPLVIVDGAHNEDGVRTLIGELPAIIGDRPLHLLFGVMRDKHWQPMVERLGPLVRSATIASVLPPRGEEPERVAAQFRTHCPVEVIDDPRRAMAVTWQRTPRDGAILVTGSLFLIGAVLPVLDRGRPWTAATIHP; encoded by the coding sequence ATGAGCGCATACACCGACACTATCGCGTGGCTGTACAACCTCGAGACCGCACGTGGGATGGACTTCAAGCTCGAGCGCGTCGCGTTGGCCTTGACGGCACTCGGTGAGCCACAGCGGCGGTATCCGTGCGTGCACATCGCGGGCACGAACGGCAAGGGTTCGGTGGCAGCCATGCTGCACGCGATGCTGCTGGCCGCCGGCCGGCGTGCCGGGCTGTACACGTCACCGCACCTGGTGCGCTTCACAGAACGAATCCGCATCGGAGCGGACGAGATCACAGAGACCGAGGTGGTCGCACTAACGCGCGAGATTCGCAGCGCGGCAACCGCGCGCGGGATCGATCTGACGTTCTTCGAGTTTGTTACGGTGATCGCATTCCTGGCGTTTGCGCGTCGCGGCGTCGACTCGGCGGTGATCGAGGTAGGCCTAGGCGGCCGGCTCGATGCGACCAACGTGATTGACCCCGAGGTTGCCGTGATCACCACAATCGGCCGCGATCACGAACAGTACTTGGGCGACACCTTGGAGCTGATCGCCGCCGAGAAGGGCGGCATCATCAAGCCAGGCCGTCCGGTCGTTCTGGGTCGCCTGCCCGCCGCGGCGGAGCGCGTGCTGCGCGACATCGCGGCGAGTCAGGGCGCCGATGTCATCGACGCAGCCGGCGCAGTGAGCGTTGAAGGCGGTGCATCGCCACGCATTTCCGGTATGGGTTGGCAGTTGGAAGGTGCGCGCTTGGCCTTGCGGGGCCGATTTCAGCGTGACAACGCAGCCACGGCGGTGGCGGCTGCCGCGTTGGTGCGCGAGCGGTTTGGAATCACGCCAGACGCCGTGCGCTCGGGGTTGGCGACCGTGAGTTGGCCGGGCCGACTCGATGTCGTGGCGAGCGACCCGCTGGTGATTGTAGACGGGGCGCACAACGAGGATGGCGTACGCACTTTGATCGGCGAGTTGCCGGCCATCATTGGTGACCGGCCACTTCACCTGCTGTTCGGCGTGATGCGCGACAAGCATTGGCAGCCGATGGTAGAGCGTCTTGGCCCGCTCGTACGTTCGGCGACGATTGCCAGCGTGCTGCCGCCGCGAGGTGAAGAGCCGGAACGCGTAGCCGCGCAGTTTCGGACTCATTGCCCGGTCGAGGTCATCGATGACCCGCGCCGTGCGATGGCAGTGACATGGCAGCGCACGCCGCGAGATGGGGCGATTCTCGTCACCGGCTCGTTGTTTCTCATCGGTGCGGTGCTTCCCGTACTCGATCGCGGTCGTCCATGGACTGCCGCGACCATTCATCCCTAA
- a CDS encoding tryptophan synthase subunit alpha — MSRIAERFAQLRKRGEAALIPFIMAGDPDMGRTRAIVIAAQDAGADILELGVPFSDPTADGPVLQRSAQRALKRNVSLARVLELVQELRVQGLTMPIILFGYYNPIFRYGTERFARDAAAAGVDGALIVDLPPEEAGELRRHTDAAGVDIIPMLAPTSDSDRMRKVLSHARGFVYYVSLTGVTGVQAIMPADVRPMIEKVKRQTKLPVGVGFGITKPEQAAAVAQFADAVVVGTAMMRIIEEYGSAPDVVERVSSFIRSLKTAIRNGRTEHSG, encoded by the coding sequence ATGAGTCGCATCGCGGAACGTTTCGCGCAGCTCCGCAAGCGCGGCGAGGCGGCGCTCATTCCCTTCATCATGGCTGGCGATCCGGACATGGGACGCACCCGCGCCATCGTGATTGCGGCGCAGGATGCCGGTGCGGACATCCTCGAACTCGGTGTGCCGTTCTCGGATCCAACCGCCGACGGACCGGTGTTGCAGCGCTCGGCGCAGCGCGCATTGAAGCGGAACGTCTCGCTGGCGCGCGTGCTGGAATTGGTTCAGGAGCTGCGGGTGCAGGGCCTGACGATGCCAATCATCCTCTTTGGATATTACAACCCGATTTTTCGTTACGGGACGGAGCGCTTCGCGCGTGATGCGGCGGCCGCTGGAGTCGACGGCGCACTGATCGTGGATCTGCCGCCGGAAGAAGCCGGCGAACTGCGCCGCCACACCGATGCTGCGGGAGTCGACATCATTCCCATGCTGGCGCCGACGAGTGACAGCGATCGGATGCGCAAAGTGCTCAGCCATGCGCGCGGCTTCGTTTACTACGTGTCGTTGACCGGTGTCACCGGAGTGCAGGCGATCATGCCGGCTGACGTGCGGCCGATGATCGAGAAGGTCAAGCGGCAGACCAAGCTGCCGGTTGGCGTCGGGTTTGGCATCACCAAACCCGAGCAAGCGGCGGCGGTGGCGCAGTTTGCCGATGCCGTGGTGGTGGGCACCGCGATGATGCGGATCATCGAAGAGTACGGGAGCGCGCCGGACGTGGTCGAGCGCGTGAGCAGCTTCATCCGCAGCCTGAAGACCGCGATACGCAACGGGCGTACCGAGCATTCTGGCTGA